In Treponema vincentii, a single window of DNA contains:
- a CDS encoding 2-hydroxyacyl-CoA dehydratase subunit D translates to MAQKMEKLPNKTPRPIEGHKPAAALLRDVVDKVYANAWEAKRRGELVGWSSSKFPIELAKAFDLNVVYPENHAASTAAKKDGLRLCQAAEDMGYDNDICGYARISLAYAAGEPTDSRRMPQPDFLLCCNNICNMMTKWYENIARMHNIPLIMVDIPFSNTVDVPEEKVDYLLGQFDYAIKQLEQLTGKKFDEKKFEDACARANRTAAAWLKACSFMSYKPSPLSGFDLFNHMADIVAARCEEDAAVGFELLAQEFEQSVKENTSTWEYPEEHRILFEGIPCWPALRPLFDPLKDSGVNVTAVVYAPAFGFRYSNIREMAAAYCKAPCSVCIETGVEWRETMAKENGISGALVNYNRSCKPWSGAMPEIERRWKEDLGIPVVHFDGDQADERNFSTEQYKTRVQGLVEIMDERKQEKQAKGEDVYTNFKNTKETDWSKPTLE, encoded by the coding sequence ATGGCTCAAAAAATGGAAAAGTTACCCAACAAAACGCCACGGCCGATTGAAGGGCATAAGCCCGCAGCAGCTCTGTTACGCGATGTCGTAGATAAGGTCTATGCGAATGCGTGGGAAGCAAAACGGCGCGGTGAATTAGTCGGATGGAGTTCTTCTAAATTTCCAATTGAATTAGCGAAAGCTTTTGATCTTAACGTTGTTTATCCCGAAAACCACGCGGCGTCGACGGCTGCAAAGAAAGACGGCTTACGTCTCTGCCAAGCCGCGGAGGATATGGGCTACGATAATGATATTTGCGGGTATGCTCGCATCAGTCTTGCGTATGCCGCAGGAGAACCGACCGATTCACGCAGAATGCCGCAGCCGGATTTTTTGCTGTGCTGTAATAATATCTGCAATATGATGACAAAGTGGTACGAAAATATTGCGCGTATGCATAATATTCCGCTCATCATGGTCGACATTCCATTCTCCAATACGGTGGATGTCCCCGAAGAAAAAGTGGACTATTTGCTCGGGCAGTTTGATTATGCCATCAAGCAGCTGGAGCAATTGACCGGTAAAAAATTCGATGAAAAGAAATTTGAGGATGCCTGTGCGCGTGCAAACAGAACCGCCGCGGCATGGCTGAAAGCTTGTTCGTTTATGTCATATAAGCCGTCTCCGTTAAGCGGGTTTGACCTGTTTAACCACATGGCAGACATTGTCGCCGCCCGCTGTGAGGAAGACGCCGCTGTCGGTTTTGAACTGTTGGCACAGGAATTTGAACAATCGGTAAAAGAGAATACCTCTACATGGGAATATCCCGAAGAGCACCGTATCTTGTTTGAAGGCATTCCGTGCTGGCCGGCGCTCCGTCCCTTGTTTGACCCCTTAAAAGATAGCGGCGTTAACGTAACCGCTGTCGTATATGCTCCGGCATTCGGCTTCCGATATTCAAATATCCGTGAAATGGCCGCCGCGTACTGCAAGGCACCGTGTTCCGTCTGTATCGAAACCGGTGTTGAATGGCGCGAAACCATGGCAAAAGAAAACGGTATCAGCGGCGCTTTAGTCAACTACAACCGCAGCTGTAAACCGTGGAGCGGCGCAATGCCCGAAATCGAGCGGCGCTGGAAAGAAGACCTCGGTATTCCGGTCGTCCACTTCGACGGCGATCAGGCTGACGAACGCAACTTCTCTACGGAACAGTATAAAACACGTGTACAGGGCTTGGTAGAAATTATGGACGAGCGCAAGCAGGAGAAACAGGCGAAGGGCGAGGACGTCTATACCAACTTTAAAAACACCAAAGAGACCGATTGGTCGAAGCCGACGTTGGAGTAG
- a CDS encoding acyl-CoA dehydratase activase, whose product MSIFTMGVDVGSTASKCVIIKDGKDIVATAVVPVGTGTSGPARVMKGALDQVGFTSIEQLDGAIATGYGRNSLKEVPAQMSELSCHAKGAYFLFPRVRTIIDIGGQDSKALKLSDNGMLENFVMNDKCAAGTGRFLDVIAKVLEINLEDLEKLDEQSTKELTISSTCTVFAESEVISQLASGAKIPDIVKGIHTAIASRVGSLAKRVGIQDDVVMTGGVALNKGMVRALERNIGFKIHTSEYCQLNGAIGAALFAYQKCAQAAK is encoded by the coding sequence ATGAGTATATTTACAATGGGCGTGGACGTCGGTTCTACAGCTTCCAAATGTGTTATTATCAAGGATGGAAAGGATATCGTTGCAACGGCGGTTGTTCCGGTTGGAACGGGTACCAGCGGGCCCGCGCGGGTTATGAAAGGCGCATTGGATCAAGTCGGTTTTACCTCGATAGAACAGCTTGACGGAGCTATTGCAACCGGTTATGGGCGTAATTCGTTAAAGGAAGTCCCGGCACAGATGTCCGAATTGTCCTGTCATGCAAAAGGCGCTTATTTCTTGTTCCCGCGTGTTCGTACTATTATCGATATTGGCGGGCAGGATTCAAAGGCGTTAAAGCTCAGCGATAACGGTATGCTCGAAAACTTTGTTATGAACGATAAGTGTGCTGCCGGTACCGGACGCTTTCTCGATGTTATCGCAAAGGTTCTGGAAATCAATTTGGAAGACCTGGAAAAGCTTGATGAACAGTCCACCAAAGAACTGACCATCAGCTCTACCTGCACCGTCTTTGCCGAATCGGAGGTTATCTCTCAGCTGGCAAGTGGTGCAAAAATTCCCGATATCGTAAAAGGAATCCATACGGCGATTGCCAGCCGTGTCGGTAGTTTGGCCAAGCGTGTTGGCATTCAGGATGATGTTGTCATGACCGGAGGAGTTGCCCTGAATAAGGGAATGGTTCGGGCATTAGAAAGAAATATAGGATTTAAAATTCACACGAGTGAGTACTGCCAGTTAAATGGTGCAATTGGAGCCGCCCTGTTTGCATATCAAAAGTGTGCGCAGGCAGCAAAATAA
- a CDS encoding sodium/glutamate symporter, which translates to MERIVLKLGMFETLMVAVIAIYVGEFLRNKIPVLKKYCLPASVVGGTLFALLSLLLYSLNIFELNFDYKTVNQLFYCLFFAASGAAASLALLKKGGKLVIIFTVLAALLAALQNAAAISVGSLFHISPLISMMTGSIPMTGGHGNAASFAPIAVEAGATAAMEVAIAAATFGLISGCIIGEPFGNFMVKRFHLENPELDGKEEAAELKAEGSGGTAGALVDKYNMLQAVFMLCIACGVGQVLFLILKYFKINFPIHVCCMFGGIATRLLLDLTSKTNPAKHSVLYEAFDIVGEFSLALFVSMSIISMKLWQLAGLGTALIVLLLVQVVLIVVFCYFLTFNLLGRNYDAAVMAVGHIGFGLGAVPVSMTTMQTVCRKYRYSKLAFFVVPVIGGFISNITNAIIITKFLDLAKHMLGL; encoded by the coding sequence ATGGAAAGAATTGTTTTAAAATTGGGCATGTTCGAAACACTCATGGTTGCGGTTATCGCAATTTATGTGGGAGAGTTTCTACGTAATAAAATTCCGGTTCTCAAAAAATATTGTTTACCCGCTTCCGTTGTGGGTGGCACCTTGTTTGCGCTCCTCTCGCTATTGCTCTATTCGCTCAATATTTTTGAATTGAATTTTGATTATAAAACGGTCAATCAACTGTTCTATTGTTTATTCTTTGCTGCAAGCGGCGCTGCTGCAAGTTTGGCGCTGCTGAAAAAAGGCGGTAAGCTGGTGATTATTTTTACCGTACTGGCTGCCTTGCTTGCAGCGTTGCAAAATGCTGCCGCTATCTCCGTCGGTAGCCTTTTCCATATCAGTCCCCTCATCTCTATGATGACGGGCAGTATCCCGATGACCGGCGGACATGGAAATGCCGCTTCGTTTGCGCCCATTGCCGTAGAGGCGGGCGCAACCGCGGCTATGGAAGTAGCGATTGCAGCGGCAACCTTCGGTTTGATTTCAGGTTGTATCATCGGTGAGCCGTTCGGCAACTTTATGGTTAAGCGCTTTCACCTCGAAAATCCCGAACTGGACGGTAAGGAAGAAGCTGCGGAATTAAAGGCGGAAGGTTCCGGCGGAACAGCGGGTGCTTTAGTCGACAAATACAATATGCTGCAAGCGGTGTTTATGCTCTGTATTGCATGCGGAGTCGGGCAAGTGCTGTTTTTAATATTGAAGTATTTCAAAATCAACTTTCCGATTCACGTATGCTGCATGTTTGGAGGAATTGCGACACGCCTTTTGCTTGATCTGACTTCAAAAACTAATCCGGCAAAACACAGCGTACTCTATGAAGCTTTCGATATCGTCGGTGAATTCTCGCTGGCTCTATTCGTATCGATGTCCATTATTTCTATGAAACTCTGGCAGCTTGCAGGCTTAGGCACCGCATTGATTGTATTGCTACTGGTGCAAGTTGTGCTGATTGTTGTGTTCTGTTACTTCCTTACGTTTAACCTCTTGGGGAGGAACTATGATGCGGCGGTTATGGCAGTTGGTCACATCGGGTTCGGCTTGGGTGCAGTGCCTGTTTCGATGACGACGATGCAGACGGTCTGCCGCAAGTACCGCTATTCCAAGTTGGCATTCTTTGTCGTGCCGGTCATCGGCGGTTTTATCAGTAATATTACCAATGCTATTATTATCACGAAATTCTTGGATTTGGCAAAGCACATGCTTGGTCTTTAA
- a CDS encoding acyl-CoA carboxylase subunit beta has translation MSFVLAENVVTGGIDMGDYSMPNYFQNMEQVGKELAHIDEENEKLIKDVEEEIGKLIDEIHEAGTPTEAINEKGQMTALQRIADLIDEGTWCPLNSLYNPQDFETATGIVKGLGRINGKWAVIVASDNKKIVGAWVPGQAENLLRASDTAKCLRIPLVYVLNCSGVKLDEQEKVYANRRGGGTPFYRNVELQQLGVPVIVGIYGTNPAGGGYHSISPTILIAHEKANMAVGGAGIVGGMNPKGYIDEEGAEQIIEASKKSKGVDVPGTVSIHYNETGFFREVYSDEIGVLDGIKKYMDYLPAYNLEFFRVDEPREPALDPNDLYSILPMNQKKIYNIYDIIGRLVDNSEFSEYKKGYGPEMVTGLAKVDGLLVGLVANFQGLLLKYPEYKQGAVGIGGKLYRQGLMKMNEFVTLCARDKIPIIWLQDTTGIDVGNDAEKAELLGLGQSLIYSIQNSNIPQMEVTLRKGTAAAHYVLGRPQGNDTNAFSLGTAATEINVMNGETAATAMYCRRLVKDKDAGKDLTPTIEKMNKLINEYKEKSVPQYCAKTGMVDEIVSLYDIRAYMIAFANSVYQNPKAICAFHQMLLPRAIREYNTFVKK, from the coding sequence GTGAGCTTTGTGCTCGCGGAAAATGTCGTAACCGGAGGAATAGACATGGGTGATTATTCGATGCCGAACTATTTCCAAAATATGGAACAAGTTGGAAAGGAGTTGGCACATATTGATGAAGAAAATGAGAAGCTGATTAAAGACGTTGAAGAAGAAATCGGCAAACTGATAGATGAAATCCACGAAGCAGGAACGCCGACGGAGGCTATCAACGAAAAAGGGCAGATGACTGCGCTGCAGCGGATTGCCGACCTGATTGACGAAGGTACATGGTGTCCGTTAAACAGCCTCTATAATCCGCAGGACTTTGAAACCGCGACCGGTATCGTCAAAGGCTTGGGACGGATTAACGGAAAGTGGGCGGTCATCGTTGCTTCCGATAATAAGAAGATTGTCGGCGCGTGGGTTCCCGGGCAGGCGGAAAACTTACTGCGGGCTTCCGACACGGCAAAATGCTTGCGCATTCCGCTCGTGTATGTACTGAACTGTAGCGGAGTTAAACTCGACGAGCAGGAAAAAGTTTATGCGAACCGGCGCGGCGGTGGTACTCCGTTCTATCGGAACGTAGAACTGCAGCAGCTCGGTGTTCCCGTTATCGTCGGTATCTATGGAACAAACCCCGCGGGCGGCGGCTATCACAGTATCAGCCCGACCATCCTTATCGCACATGAGAAAGCGAATATGGCAGTCGGTGGCGCCGGCATCGTCGGCGGTATGAATCCGAAAGGCTATATCGACGAAGAGGGCGCCGAGCAGATTATCGAGGCAAGCAAAAAATCCAAGGGCGTCGATGTACCGGGAACGGTTTCCATTCACTACAACGAAACGGGCTTTTTCCGCGAGGTGTACAGCGACGAAATCGGCGTATTAGACGGTATCAAAAAATATATGGACTACCTGCCCGCCTACAATTTGGAATTTTTCCGTGTAGACGAACCGCGGGAACCGGCGCTCGATCCGAACGATCTGTATTCCATTTTGCCGATGAACCAGAAGAAGATATACAATATCTACGATATTATCGGACGGCTGGTAGATAACAGCGAATTCAGCGAGTACAAAAAAGGCTACGGTCCCGAAATGGTAACCGGACTTGCAAAAGTTGACGGGTTGTTAGTCGGCCTTGTCGCGAACTTCCAAGGCTTGCTGCTGAAGTATCCCGAATACAAACAAGGCGCAGTCGGCATCGGCGGTAAGCTCTACCGGCAGGGGCTTATGAAGATGAATGAGTTCGTAACACTCTGTGCTCGCGATAAGATTCCGATTATCTGGCTGCAGGATACCACCGGTATCGACGTCGGAAACGATGCGGAAAAAGCGGAACTGCTCGGTCTGGGACAGTCGCTTATTTACTCCATTCAGAATTCCAATATTCCGCAGATGGAAGTTACGCTCCGAAAGGGTACTGCTGCGGCTCACTATGTGTTGGGCCGGCCTCAAGGCAACGATACCAATGCGTTCTCGCTCGGTACTGCGGCAACCGAAATCAATGTAATGAACGGAGAAACCGCTGCAACTGCGATGTATTGCCGTCGTTTAGTAAAAGACAAGGATGCGGGAAAGGATTTAACGCCTACCATTGAAAAGATGAATAAGCTGATTAATGAATATAAGGAAAAATCCGTTCCGCAGTATTGCGCCAAAACCGGTATGGTCGACGAAATCGTCAGTTTGTATGATATACGGGCGTATATGATCGCCTTTGCGAATTCCGTCTATCAGAATCCGAAAGCAATCTGCGCTTTCCATCAAATGCTGCTTCCGAGGGCAATTAGAGAATATAATACATTCGTTAAAAAATAG
- the gctB gene encoding glutaconate CoA-transferase subunit B, whose protein sequence is MANYKNYTNKEMQAITIAKTIKDGQIVIVGTGLPLIGASLAKRIFAPHCKLIVESGLMDCAPVEVPRSVGDNRLMAHCGVQWPNVRFIGFEANEWLNDNDRMIAFIGGAQIDPFGNVNSTCIGDYHNPITRFTGSGGANGIATYSNTVIMMQHEKRRFIDKIDYITSAGWGDGPGGREKLGLPGNRVPIAVVTDRGILKFDDKTKRMYLAGYYPTSSPEDVLENTGFDLDVSKAVLLEAPSEDVIKMIREEIDPGQAFIKVPVEE, encoded by the coding sequence ATGGCAAATTATAAAAATTATACCAATAAAGAAATGCAGGCAATTACAATCGCAAAGACTATCAAAGACGGCCAGATTGTTATTGTAGGTACCGGTCTTCCTTTAATCGGAGCATCGTTGGCAAAACGGATTTTTGCTCCGCATTGTAAGTTGATTGTGGAAAGCGGTTTGATGGATTGCGCTCCGGTTGAAGTACCCCGCAGTGTCGGCGATAACCGGCTGATGGCTCACTGCGGTGTACAGTGGCCGAACGTCCGCTTTATCGGGTTTGAAGCAAACGAATGGCTCAATGATAACGATCGTATGATCGCCTTTATCGGCGGTGCACAGATTGATCCTTTCGGCAACGTAAACTCAACCTGTATCGGCGACTATCATAACCCTATTACCCGGTTTACCGGTTCCGGCGGTGCAAACGGTATCGCAACCTATTCCAACACCGTTATTATGATGCAGCACGAAAAACGACGCTTTATCGATAAAATCGACTACATCACCAGCGCCGGATGGGGAGACGGCCCCGGCGGACGTGAGAAGCTCGGTCTTCCGGGAAACAGAGTCCCGATCGCCGTTGTTACCGACCGCGGTATTCTCAAATTTGATGATAAGACCAAGCGGATGTACTTAGCGGGTTACTATCCGACCTCTTCCCCCGAAGACGTACTGGAAAATACCGGTTTTGACCTCGATGTTTCCAAAGCTGTTCTGCTTGAGGCGCCGAGCGAAGACGTTATTAAGATGATCCGCGAGGAAATCGATCCCGGGCAGGCGTTTATCAAAGTTCCTGTAGAAGAGTAA
- a CDS encoding sodium ion-translocating decarboxylase subunit beta gives MEFIKVIGAMMQQSGFAALTWQQLVMFLISFVLIYLAIVKQFEPLLLLPIAFGMFLTNLPLADLMKEAEPWYTSGVLRIIYSGIKSNLFPCLIFMGIGAMTDFEPLIANPISLLLGAAAQFGIYITFMAASALPIFTAKQAAAIAIIGGADDPTSIYIANNLAPELLAPIAVAAYSYMALIPLIQPPIMKLLTTKKERAVKMKQLRKVSKTEKIVFPIGTVLFTSLLLPSVAPLLGMLMLGNIFRESGVVQRLSDTAQNALINIVTIMLGVTVGATANGELFLRVQTISIIFMGLFAFCMSTVGGVLLGKLLYVVTGGKINPLIGSAGVSAVPMAARVSQTVGASENPTNFLLMHAMGPNVAGVIGSAVAAGYFMLIFGK, from the coding sequence ATGGAATTCATTAAGGTTATAGGGGCGATGATGCAACAATCAGGCTTTGCTGCGTTGACATGGCAGCAGCTTGTGATGTTTCTCATCTCGTTCGTTTTAATTTATTTAGCTATCGTCAAGCAGTTTGAACCGTTGCTGCTGTTGCCGATTGCTTTCGGTATGTTTTTGACGAATTTACCGTTAGCGGATTTGATGAAGGAAGCAGAGCCTTGGTATACGTCCGGTGTACTGCGGATTATTTATAGCGGTATCAAGAGTAACCTCTTCCCATGCTTAATATTCATGGGGATAGGCGCAATGACCGATTTCGAGCCGCTTATCGCCAACCCTATTAGCTTGTTGCTCGGAGCGGCGGCGCAGTTCGGCATTTATATCACCTTTATGGCTGCCAGTGCTTTACCGATTTTTACGGCAAAGCAGGCTGCCGCTATTGCTATTATTGGCGGCGCCGATGATCCTACTTCTATTTATATTGCAAACAACTTAGCTCCCGAACTGCTGGCGCCGATCGCCGTTGCAGCGTATTCGTATATGGCGCTGATTCCGTTGATTCAGCCGCCGATTATGAAGCTATTAACCACCAAAAAAGAGCGTGCTGTTAAGATGAAACAGTTGCGGAAGGTAAGTAAGACGGAAAAAATTGTATTCCCGATCGGAACGGTTTTATTTACCTCGTTGTTGCTACCTTCGGTTGCTCCACTGCTTGGCATGCTGATGTTAGGCAATATCTTTAGAGAATCCGGTGTTGTACAGCGCTTATCCGATACGGCTCAAAACGCATTGATCAATATTGTTACGATTATGCTTGGTGTTACCGTCGGCGCTACGGCAAACGGAGAGTTGTTTCTGCGAGTGCAAACGATTAGCATTATCTTTATGGGATTGTTTGCGTTCTGCATGTCGACGGTCGGCGGTGTTTTGCTCGGAAAGCTTTTGTATGTTGTTACCGGTGGAAAAATCAACCCATTAATCGGTTCTGCCGGTGTTTCCGCCGTGCCGATGGCTGCGCGTGTTTCGCAAACGGTAGGCGCATCCGAAAATCCGACGAACTTCTTGCTCATGCATGCGATGGGGCCGAATGTGGCCGGTGTTATCGGTTCTGCGGTTGCGGCCGGTTATTTTATGTTGATCTTTGGAAAGTAA
- a CDS encoding biotin/lipoyl-containing protein translates to MNYVVTVNGEKYEVEVERVGSGSSSLSRRPPERVSRAIQAAPVAQPVTPQPAVPTSAPTASAGSVVSPMPGTVLDVKVKEGDAVSVGQVVVILEAMKMETEIVSEVAGSVAAVRVKKGDAVDTDTVLVEVK, encoded by the coding sequence ATGAATTATGTAGTCACTGTAAATGGTGAAAAATATGAAGTTGAAGTGGAAAGAGTCGGGAGCGGCTCTTCATCTTTATCACGGCGTCCTCCAGAGCGGGTGTCTCGCGCCATTCAAGCAGCTCCCGTTGCTCAACCTGTTACCCCGCAACCCGCGGTACCTACGTCGGCTCCCACAGCTTCTGCCGGTTCCGTAGTCAGCCCGATGCCCGGCACCGTCCTTGATGTAAAAGTAAAAGAAGGCGATGCAGTTTCCGTCGGTCAAGTGGTTGTTATTTTGGAAGCCATGAAGATGGAAACCGAAATCGTATCCGAAGTTGCCGGTTCCGTGGCTGCTGTCAGGGTAAAGAAAGGAGATGCCGTCGATACTGATACCGTATTGGTAGAGGTTAAATAA
- a CDS encoding OadG family transporter subunit, translating into MITTEYISFVTSLLSSLLGLGIVFLSLIFLAIYVMIVSKVISGLEKKLPTKPQAAPATATPTAVNTKSSAGAEAVKVAVIAAAISEERREPLNSFVITSIKKL; encoded by the coding sequence ATGATCACAACAGAGTACATAAGCTTTGTTACGAGCTTGTTGTCATCTTTGCTTGGGCTTGGTATTGTGTTTTTATCTCTAATCTTCTTAGCGATTTACGTTATGATTGTTTCGAAAGTTATTTCGGGCTTAGAGAAAAAATTACCTACCAAACCTCAAGCAGCCCCTGCAACAGCGACCCCTACAGCCGTGAATACAAAGTCTTCAGCGGGTGCCGAAGCGGTAAAAGTTGCAGTTATTGCAGCCGCTATTAGCGAAGAAAGGCGCGAGCCTTTGAATTCGTTCGTAATTACGAGTATTAAGAAACTATAG